A stretch of the Psychroserpens sp. Hel_I_66 genome encodes the following:
- a CDS encoding AI-2E family transporter: protein MSTQKIDISAQKSIKILLLIGGLFAIFYYGKTLIMPLLVGGIIAIILDIPVQKLKNLGLPNWLAITLSILLMLIIFSLLFWLVSSQINNMAQDWPTIKDKATVKLNALSQWANNSLNWDYKDYIENNQKLVKKAEALASNFLSSLMSLLSQSLIIFIYIILFLMQKQQFINFFKKLYPKNVSINSLLKNSANITRSYFVGKGKIMLFLFVIYYLGFLLGSVPYALFLALFASLFSIIPYVGNIIGGGVAVILSFLYAGSTPALIVIGVVSATQLVENYLLTPWIIGDEINLNPFMTIFGVILFSTLWGVVGAIIALPVIGVLKVIFDHTNGMEAYAHLLKKTD, encoded by the coding sequence TTGAGTACTCAAAAAATAGATATATCTGCACAAAAATCAATAAAGATCCTTTTACTTATTGGAGGCCTATTTGCTATATTCTACTACGGAAAAACTCTTATTATGCCACTACTCGTTGGTGGAATTATTGCCATTATACTTGATATCCCTGTACAAAAACTCAAAAACCTAGGATTACCTAATTGGCTTGCAATAACACTATCCATCTTGCTCATGCTAATCATTTTTTCTCTTCTTTTTTGGCTCGTTAGTTCCCAAATAAATAATATGGCTCAAGATTGGCCAACTATAAAGGATAAAGCCACTGTAAAATTAAATGCACTATCGCAATGGGCTAATAATTCACTTAACTGGGATTATAAAGATTACATAGAAAATAATCAAAAACTTGTAAAAAAAGCTGAAGCTCTGGCCAGTAATTTCTTATCGTCACTTATGAGCTTACTATCACAATCACTCATCATTTTTATATACATCATTCTCTTTTTGATGCAAAAACAACAATTTATCAATTTTTTCAAAAAACTTTACCCAAAGAATGTTTCTATAAATTCTTTGCTTAAAAATTCTGCTAACATCACCAGAAGTTATTTTGTGGGAAAGGGAAAAATCATGTTATTTCTTTTTGTTATTTACTACCTCGGTTTTTTATTGGGCTCTGTTCCGTATGCATTGTTTTTAGCACTGTTTGCCTCCTTATTTTCCATTATCCCATACGTTGGTAATATCATTGGTGGCGGAGTCGCAGTGATTCTATCTTTTCTTTACGCAGGTTCAACACCAGCACTTATTGTAATAGGAGTTGTATCGGCAACACAGCTTGTTGAGAATTATTTACTCACACCTTGGATTATTGGTGACGAAATAAACCTCAATCCATTCATGACCATTTTTGGCGTTATCCTATTCTCTACACTTTGGGGTGTTGTTGGAGCTATAATCGCATTACCTGTAATTGGAGTTTTAAAAGTAATTTTTGACCATACCAACGGTATGGAGGCCTATGCTCATTTATTAAAAAAAACGGACTAA
- a CDS encoding acyl-CoA dehydrogenase family protein translates to MKPDLFEGPDYYNLDELLTEEHILVRDAAREWVKRDVSPIIEEAAQKAEFPKLIIGGLAEIGAFGPYIPVEYGGAGLDQISYGLIMQEIERGDSGVRSTASVQSSLVMYPIWKYGNEDQRKKFLPKLASGEWMGSFGLTEPDHGSNPGGMTTNFKDMGDHYLLNGAKMWISNAPFCQVAVVWAKNEEGRIHGLIVERGMEGFSTPETHNKWSLRASSTGELIFDNVKVPKENLLPNKSGLGAPLGCLDSARFGIAWGAIGAAMDCYDTALRYSKERMQFGKPIGQFQLQQKKLAEMITEITKAQLLAWRLGVMRENGTATSAQISMAKRNNVDMAINIAREARQMLGGMGITGEYSIMRHSMNLESVITYEGTHDIHLLITGLDITGLNAFK, encoded by the coding sequence ATGAAGCCAGATTTATTTGAAGGACCAGATTATTACAATCTTGACGAATTACTTACCGAAGAACATATACTTGTACGTGATGCTGCCAGAGAATGGGTAAAACGTGATGTTTCACCTATTATTGAGGAAGCTGCGCAAAAAGCAGAATTCCCAAAATTAATTATTGGTGGTTTAGCTGAAATTGGCGCTTTTGGTCCATATATCCCTGTAGAGTACGGTGGTGCTGGATTAGATCAAATTTCCTACGGATTAATCATGCAAGAAATTGAGCGTGGTGACTCTGGAGTAAGAAGTACAGCTTCTGTTCAATCATCTTTGGTCATGTATCCTATTTGGAAATATGGAAACGAGGATCAACGCAAAAAATTCTTACCAAAATTAGCTTCTGGCGAATGGATGGGCTCTTTTGGTTTGACAGAACCAGATCATGGTAGTAATCCTGGAGGAATGACCACTAATTTTAAGGATATGGGTGACCATTATCTTTTAAATGGCGCAAAAATGTGGATCTCAAATGCTCCATTTTGTCAAGTCGCTGTCGTTTGGGCAAAAAATGAAGAAGGGAGAATTCACGGTTTGATTGTAGAACGTGGTATGGAAGGTTTCTCAACACCAGAAACTCATAATAAGTGGTCACTTCGAGCAAGTTCAACAGGTGAGCTCATTTTTGATAATGTTAAAGTACCCAAAGAAAATTTATTACCAAATAAATCGGGATTGGGAGCGCCTCTAGGTTGCTTAGATTCGGCACGTTTTGGTATTGCCTGGGGAGCAATCGGCGCAGCCATGGATTGTTATGATACTGCGTTACGATACTCCAAAGAGCGTATGCAATTTGGCAAGCCTATAGGGCAGTTTCAATTGCAACAAAAAAAATTAGCTGAGATGATTACCGAAATCACCAAAGCACAATTATTGGCCTGGAGACTTGGTGTAATGCGTGAAAATGGCACAGCAACTTCTGCACAAATCTCAATGGCAAAACGAAACAACGTAGATATGGCCATTAACATTGCTCGAGAAGCTAGACAAATGCTTGGTGGCATGGGAATCACTGGAGAGTACAGCATCATGCGTCATTCTATGAATCTTGAAAGTGTTATAACCTATGAAGGGACACACGACATTCATTTACTAATCACGGGATTAGATATTACAGGCTTGAACGCTTTTAAATAG
- a CDS encoding 30S ribosomal protein S16, with protein sequence MPVKIRLQRHGKKGKPYYWIVAADARAKRDGKYLEKLGAYNPNTNPATIELNVDGAVQWLQNGAQPTDTARAILSYKGALLKNHLAGGVAKGALTEEQAEEKFNAWSEEKAGKVKEKEAGLSDAQAKAKADALKAEKAVNEARIAAATPVEEVAEEAETTDAPADDAKASNEEE encoded by the coding sequence ATGCCTGTAAAAATTAGATTACAAAGACACGGTAAAAAAGGGAAACCTTATTATTGGATCGTAGCAGCAGATGCACGAGCTAAAAGAGATGGTAAATATTTAGAAAAACTAGGTGCTTACAATCCAAATACCAACCCTGCAACTATAGAATTGAATGTTGACGGAGCGGTACAATGGTTACAAAATGGTGCACAACCAACTGATACAGCAAGAGCGATTTTATCTTATAAAGGTGCTTTACTTAAAAATCATTTAGCTGGTGGTGTTGCTAAAGGCGCTTTAACTGAAGAGCAAGCAGAAGAAAAATTCAACGCTTGGTCAGAAGAAAAAGCTGGAAAGGTTAAAGAAAAAGAAGCTGGCCTATCTGATGCACAAGCAAAAGCGAAAGCAGATGCATTAAAAGCAGAAAAAGCAGTTAACGAAGCTAGAATAGCTGCAGCAACTCCTGTAGAGGAAGTGGCTGAAGAAGCAGAGACAACAGATGCTCCTGCAGATGACGCTAAAGCTTCTAACGAAGAAGAATAG
- a CDS encoding tRNA1(Val) (adenine(37)-N6)-methyltransferase, which yields MDKPFKLKQFSVNQDQCAMKIGTDGVLLGAWTSIQKHPFSILDIGAGTGILSLMLAQRSDAQIIEALEIDDNAYEQCVENFEQSPWNDRLFCYHASLEEFAEEIEDQYDLIICNPPFYSEDYKSKNPQRDLARFQDAMPFAHLLESVVSLLSKHGTFCVIIPFSEEKKFIELAQDFSLFLNRKTHVRGTPSAEKKRSLVEFSFHENTPEISELIVETTRHHYTEDYINLTKDFYLKMS from the coding sequence ATGGACAAGCCTTTTAAATTAAAACAATTCTCGGTTAATCAAGACCAATGTGCCATGAAAATTGGGACAGATGGAGTTTTGCTTGGTGCTTGGACTTCAATACAAAAACACCCTTTTTCAATACTAGATATTGGAGCAGGAACTGGCATTTTATCTTTAATGCTTGCCCAACGAAGTGATGCTCAAATTATTGAAGCCTTAGAAATTGACGACAATGCCTATGAGCAATGTGTAGAAAATTTTGAACAATCCCCTTGGAATGATAGATTGTTTTGCTATCACGCCTCTTTAGAGGAATTTGCTGAAGAAATTGAAGATCAATATGATTTAATCATCTGCAATCCGCCATTTTATTCTGAAGATTATAAATCTAAAAATCCACAGCGTGATTTAGCACGATTTCAAGATGCAATGCCCTTTGCACACTTATTAGAGAGCGTCGTTTCCTTACTTTCTAAACATGGCACATTCTGTGTGATCATTCCATTTTCCGAAGAAAAAAAGTTCATAGAACTAGCTCAAGATTTTAGTTTGTTTTTGAACAGAAAAACACACGTTAGAGGAACACCTTCCGCAGAGAAAAAGCGTAGCCTAGTAGAATTTTCGTTTCATGAAAATACTCCTGAAATTTCAGAATTAATTGTAGAAACAACCCGTCACCACTATACCGAAGATTATATCAATTTGACAAAGGATTTTTATTTAAAAATGTCTTAA
- a CDS encoding SGNH/GDSL hydrolase family protein, whose amino-acid sequence MRNIIYFSLLVFLAFIGCSSSDETPITSPNTFKILSLGDSYTIGQSVCESCRFPEQLKDSLKLQFSLETGFDLNVIAQTGWTTTNLKTAISSENLTTNYDLVTLLIGVNNQFQGKPFSLYETEFSQLVQTATNAAQGDKNNVIVLSIPDYALTPFGQNNGNPETTSEEIDLYNDFAENYCAQQNITFLNITDITRQGIENPELVASDGLHPSAIAYSKFVERLLPIALEKIE is encoded by the coding sequence ATGCGAAACATTATTTACTTTTCCTTGTTAGTTTTTCTAGCATTCATTGGCTGCTCATCGTCAGATGAAACCCCAATTACCTCACCAAATACATTTAAAATTTTAAGTCTAGGTGATAGTTATACCATTGGCCAAAGCGTTTGTGAATCTTGCAGATTTCCCGAGCAATTAAAAGATAGTCTTAAACTGCAATTTTCTTTGGAAACAGGTTTCGACCTTAACGTTATTGCACAAACAGGATGGACAACCACAAACCTTAAAACTGCTATTTCCTCGGAAAATTTAACGACCAACTATGATCTCGTTACTTTATTAATTGGCGTTAATAATCAATTTCAAGGTAAACCTTTTTCCTTATACGAAACTGAATTTTCGCAATTGGTTCAAACAGCGACCAATGCTGCTCAAGGAGATAAAAATAACGTGATCGTACTTTCAATTCCCGATTATGCATTAACGCCTTTTGGTCAAAATAATGGCAATCCCGAGACCACTTCCGAAGAAATAGACCTCTATAACGATTTCGCAGAAAACTATTGCGCCCAACAAAATATTACCTTTTTGAACATTACAGATATTACACGTCAAGGCATTGAAAACCCAGAACTTGTCGCATCTGATGGTTTACACCCTTCAGCAATAGCGTACTCCAAATTTGTAGAGCGATTACTCCCAATCGCTCTTGAGAAAATTGAATGA
- a CDS encoding metallophosphoesterase family protein, translated as MSSKTRLDRAYKNAKVVDFDDSSKIILFSDCHRGDNSFADDFANNRNIYFHALKHYYAEGFSYCELGDGDELWENISFESILDAHKNVYMLMKLFHDKERLHMIWGNHDMVYKNPKYVEKHLSKYFDPKIGEDVDLFCGLTYHEGIVLKHTQSNQELFLTHGHQADWWNYTFWKWSRFLVRILWKPLNVMGIADPTSPAKNYKELIKVERRTKKWIINNNNLITIVGHTHRPRFPEPGDIAFFNDGSCVHPRSITGIEIENGEISLIKWQIATTDDGVLKIVRVLLEGPKRLIDYKTE; from the coding sequence ATGTCATCAAAAACGAGATTAGATCGTGCATATAAAAATGCTAAAGTTGTCGACTTTGACGATTCCAGTAAAATTATCCTTTTTAGTGATTGTCACAGAGGCGATAATAGTTTTGCAGATGATTTTGCCAATAACCGAAACATCTATTTTCATGCTTTAAAGCATTATTATGCTGAAGGTTTTAGCTATTGTGAACTTGGTGATGGCGATGAACTCTGGGAAAATATCTCTTTTGAATCTATCTTAGACGCTCATAAAAATGTGTATATGCTCATGAAATTATTTCATGACAAAGAGCGCTTACATATGATTTGGGGAAACCATGATATGGTCTATAAAAATCCAAAATATGTAGAAAAGCATTTATCTAAGTATTTTGACCCGAAGATTGGGGAAGATGTAGATTTATTCTGCGGTCTTACTTATCATGAAGGTATTGTTTTAAAACATACCCAAAGTAATCAAGAACTATTTCTAACACATGGTCATCAAGCCGATTGGTGGAATTATACCTTTTGGAAATGGAGTCGGTTTTTAGTTAGAATTCTTTGGAAACCACTAAACGTTATGGGTATTGCAGATCCTACAAGTCCTGCAAAAAATTATAAAGAACTCATTAAAGTTGAGCGCAGAACCAAGAAGTGGATTATCAATAACAATAACCTGATTACAATTGTTGGACATACCCACAGGCCTCGTTTTCCTGAACCCGGAGATATTGCATTTTTTAATGATGGAAGTTGCGTTCACCCAAGAAGCATTACGGGTATTGAAATTGAAAACGGAGAAATCTCACTCATTAAATGGCAAATTGCCACCACCGATGACGGTGTTTTGAAAATTGTTAGGGTTTTATTGGAAGGACCAAAAAGGTTGATTGATTATAAGACCGAATAG
- the rimM gene encoding ribosome maturation factor RimM (Essential for efficient processing of 16S rRNA) yields the protein MQKEECFFLGKIVKKYSFKGELLIKLDTDEPELYENMDSVFIEVRNNLVPFFIESSQLHKSELLRIKFEDVDSEEDADALMKSGLYLPLEFLPKLEDDKFYFHEIIGYTVEDKTFGLVGIIKSINDSTAQSLFEIDRDGVEILIPMNDEFISKVDKKNKVIIVDTPEGLIDLYLEE from the coding sequence ATGCAAAAAGAAGAATGTTTTTTTTTAGGGAAAATTGTCAAAAAATACAGTTTTAAAGGAGAGTTGTTGATTAAATTGGATACCGATGAACCAGAACTTTATGAAAATATGGATTCGGTATTTATTGAAGTTCGCAACAACCTAGTTCCTTTCTTCATTGAATCATCACAGCTCCATAAGTCTGAATTACTGCGAATAAAATTTGAAGATGTTGATAGCGAAGAAGATGCTGACGCACTTATGAAAAGTGGTTTGTATCTACCTTTAGAATTTTTACCAAAATTGGAGGATGATAAATTCTACTTTCATGAGATTATTGGTTATACAGTTGAAGACAAAACCTTTGGGCTTGTTGGTATTATTAAATCTATTAACGACTCGACTGCGCAATCCCTTTTTGAAATAGATAGAGATGGTGTTGAAATTTTAATTCCAATGAATGATGAGTTCATTTCTAAAGTAGACAAGAAAAACAAAGTCATTATTGTTGATACCCCAGAAGGGTTGATTGATTTGTATTTAGAGGAATAG
- a CDS encoding DUF6252 family protein — MKRIAILLITVLSLVSCGDEVEFNSPAFQGNREYGLWRAEFTSATIDENGFLTITAGNNVETVTLKIPTVAVGTYVLGDVDSMEGRYVDANGTVYSTNNRPDPSVSIYPEYGFVKLDEINNNTFTGTFQFLAFDESGLNSIGYNEGIFFRVPLTSGAIPAVVITCDDTEGVSQLARSAYLASFSPSLEYIDRIAYESACNEYRNALIDQQNYCGDFDGELQQAIDELDSCNFRCTFATQNRNTAQMTFEAATISNYVDSCENYRFYLEQQIEICGDETGEIQIIIDELDCNDDDADGVPNNFEDFNGDGSLDNDDLDLDGIPNYLDDDDDGDGVLTIYEALETDGNLIDTDGDGDVDYLDNDDDGDTLLTINEDADPNMDGNPSDALDTDGDGIPDYLDNM; from the coding sequence ATGAAAAGAATAGCAATACTTCTTATAACTGTATTATCTTTAGTGAGTTGTGGTGATGAAGTTGAATTTAATTCACCTGCATTTCAAGGTAACCGAGAATACGGTCTGTGGAGAGCAGAATTTACCAGCGCAACTATAGATGAAAATGGTTTTTTAACTATAACCGCAGGTAATAATGTAGAAACAGTAACTCTCAAAATACCTACCGTTGCAGTTGGAACCTACGTATTAGGGGATGTGGATTCTATGGAAGGACGCTACGTAGATGCTAACGGGACGGTGTATTCTACAAATAACAGGCCAGATCCTAGTGTTTCTATTTATCCCGAATATGGTTTTGTAAAACTTGATGAGATAAACAATAATACCTTTACTGGTACATTTCAATTTTTAGCTTTTGACGAGTCTGGATTAAATTCTATAGGTTATAACGAAGGCATCTTTTTTAGAGTGCCATTAACGTCTGGAGCTATTCCTGCGGTAGTAATAACTTGTGATGACACAGAGGGAGTTTCTCAATTAGCAAGGTCTGCTTATTTAGCTTCTTTTTCCCCGAGTTTAGAATATATAGACCGCATTGCATACGAAAGCGCATGTAATGAATATAGAAATGCTTTGATTGATCAACAAAACTATTGTGGTGATTTTGACGGTGAACTTCAGCAAGCTATAGACGAGTTGGATAGCTGCAACTTTAGATGCACATTTGCCACACAAAACAGAAATACTGCCCAAATGACTTTTGAGGCAGCAACTATATCTAATTATGTTGATTCTTGTGAGAATTATAGATTTTACTTAGAACAGCAAATTGAAATTTGTGGTGATGAGACTGGAGAAATTCAAATAATTATTGATGAGTTAGATTGTAATGATGATGATGCAGATGGTGTTCCAAATAATTTTGAAGACTTCAATGGTGATGGTAGTTTAGATAATGATGATCTAGATCTAGATGGCATACCAAACTACTTAGACGACGACGACGATGGAGATGGTGTTTTAACTATTTACGAAGCTTTAGAGACAGATGGTAATTTAATTGATACAGATGGGGATGGAGATGTAGATTATTTAGATAATGATGATGATGGAGATACATTATTGACAATTAATGAAGATGCAGATCCAAATATGGATGGAAATCCGTCAGATGCGCTTGATACAGATGGTGATGGAATTCCAGATTATCTAGATAATATGTAA